In a genomic window of Cucumis sativus cultivar 9930 unplaced genomic scaffold, Cucumber_9930_V3 scaffold86, whole genome shotgun sequence:
- the LOC116406315 gene encoding sphingoid long-chain bases kinase 2, mitochondrial-like, with protein sequence MINQGGGEVVEDHMKQKVHFTVECHGGIPRSTDVHSTYVSSHRVRSCLEIFPPDCSLVGQDHSETSPIGALSNQWSKRAERKEDVGNSTTEDGTVGICDGFSETQTESQVDDGEWELYPQVTALCIGNAKYFGGGMKIVPNADPSNRSLEVVILQDFKWYDFILNLHKIYNGTYLTVKNVTSRRLH encoded by the exons ATGATAAATCAAGGGGGAGGCGAGGTTGTTGAAGATCACATGAAGCAGAAAGTGCACTTCACTGTTGAATGTCATGGTGGGATACCAAGGAGTACAGACGTTCATAGTACTTATGTGTCAAGTCATCGGGTTCGATCATGTTTAGAG ATTTTCCCGCCAGACTGTTCGCTTGTTGGTCAAGACCATTCAGAAACTTCTCCAATTGGTGCTTTATCTAACCAGTGGtcaaaaag AgctgaaagaaaagaagatgtgGGCAATTCTACTACTGAAGATGGGACTGTGGGCATATGTGATGGCTTTAGTGAAACACAAACAGAGTCTCAG GTTGATGACGGTGAATGGGAGCTGTATCCACAAGTAACTGCTCTATGCATTGGAAATGCTAAATACTTTGGCGGTGGTATGAAAATTGTGCCAAATGCCGATCCTTCCAACAGGAGTCTAGAG GTAGTAATTCTTCAGGATTTCAAGTGGTATGACTTTATTCTGAATTTACACAAAATATACAATGGGACATATTTGACGGTGAAAAACGTAACATCAAGAAG